The Desulfofalx alkaliphila DSM 12257 genome contains a region encoding:
- the sleB gene encoding spore cortex-lytic enzyme yields MLKKDKSRRKPAAMLILVAFLVAAVGTFAFSKADAQPRTLYWGISGDDVRHVQIRLSDWDYYDGPIDGVYNPQTFNAVKNFQAKNGLAVDGVVGPRTWAAIGYPPAGGSAPQQQAAQNQPTQQRDDRNEVASRAEVNRADLHLLSRVVMGEAADEPYVGQVAVAAVILNRVESPNFPNTLAGVVYQPLAFESVANAQYTREVSDEARRAAEDAMNGWDPTGGALFFWNPYKPVSKWIWSRTITGQIGNHVFGI; encoded by the coding sequence ATGTTAAAAAAAGATAAAAGCCGGCGAAAGCCTGCGGCAATGCTGATTTTGGTAGCCTTTTTGGTGGCTGCGGTGGGCACCTTTGCCTTTAGCAAGGCAGATGCCCAACCCCGCACCCTGTACTGGGGTATTAGCGGTGACGATGTGAGGCATGTTCAGATCAGATTAAGTGACTGGGACTATTACGACGGCCCCATAGACGGTGTGTATAACCCACAAACCTTTAATGCGGTGAAAAACTTTCAGGCAAAAAACGGCTTGGCGGTGGATGGGGTTGTGGGCCCCCGTACCTGGGCCGCCATAGGCTACCCCCCTGCCGGGGGCTCGGCACCGCAGCAGCAGGCAGCACAGAATCAGCCGACCCAGCAGCGGGATGATCGAAATGAGGTGGCCTCCAGGGCTGAGGTTAACCGCGCCGACCTTCATTTATTATCCAGGGTGGTGATGGGTGAGGCTGCCGACGAACCCTATGTGGGCCAGGTGGCGGTGGCGGCGGTAATTTTGAACAGGGTAGAAAGCCCCAACTTTCCCAATACACTGGCGGGGGTAGTTTACCAGCCCCTGGCCTTTGAGTCGGTGGCCAACGCCCAATATACCCGGGAGGTAAGCGACGAAGCCAGGCGGGCGGCCGAGGATGCCATGAATGGCTGGGATCCCACCGGGGGGGCCCTGTTTTTCTGGAACCCATATAAGCCTGTGTCCAAATGGATTTGGAGTCGAACCATAACCGGGCAAATTGGAAACCATGTTTTCGGGATATAA
- the iorA gene encoding indolepyruvate ferredoxin oxidoreductase subunit alpha: MKKLLSGNEAIALGAYEAGVKIGVGYPGTPSTEVLQHFKNYPGVYAQWSPNEKVALEVGAGASIAGARALVTMKHVGVNVAADPLFTLSYTGINGGLVLLSADDPGMHSSQNEQDNRYYALMSKIPCLEPSDSQEAKDMVAAALEISEQFDTPVMLRTTTRVNHSQTMVETAERIEQPLKEYKKDAGKYVATPGNARARRLHLEQRMKDLRLFAETSQLNSIHWAGKEVGVITAGISYTYVREVMPRASVLKLGITNPLPEKLIEQFASQVDRVVVVEELDPFLETQIKAMGIEVLGKEIVPKIGELNPVILAKAFREAGLPVAEQYQEPPVSPLDKEAPEAPVRPPVLCAGCPHRATFHVLRKLKLTVTGDIGCYTLGSAPPLSAMDTCICMGASIGVAHGMELANPDLKGNTVAVIGDSTFLHSGVTGLMDIVYNKGKSTVLILDNRTTAMTGHQDHPATGKTLMGRPTVEVDLEALVKSLGIKRVKVLDPINIDQFEKAVKEEVAAAEPSVIIARHPCALLTKEPRRPVTVNAEACIKCKLCLKLGCPAISHLDGVAVIDGIQCNGCGLCVQVCKKGAIIKGGQNNA; the protein is encoded by the coding sequence TTGAAAAAATTATTGTCAGGCAACGAAGCCATTGCCCTTGGGGCATATGAGGCAGGAGTTAAAATAGGTGTAGGCTATCCTGGCACCCCCAGCACCGAAGTATTGCAGCACTTTAAAAACTACCCGGGCGTTTATGCCCAGTGGTCTCCCAACGAGAAGGTGGCTTTAGAAGTTGGTGCGGGTGCATCAATTGCAGGGGCCAGGGCACTGGTTACCATGAAGCACGTCGGTGTCAACGTAGCGGCAGACCCTCTCTTTACCCTGTCTTACACCGGGATCAACGGCGGTCTGGTGCTGCTGTCAGCGGACGATCCCGGCATGCACAGTTCACAAAACGAGCAAGACAACCGCTACTACGCGCTAATGTCTAAAATTCCATGTCTTGAACCTTCAGACAGCCAAGAGGCCAAGGACATGGTGGCCGCTGCGCTGGAAATAAGTGAACAGTTTGATACCCCTGTTATGCTGCGCACCACCACCAGGGTTAATCACTCTCAAACAATGGTGGAAACAGCAGAAAGAATAGAACAGCCGCTAAAGGAATACAAAAAAGACGCCGGTAAATATGTGGCTACCCCCGGCAATGCCCGGGCCCGCCGGCTGCACCTTGAGCAGCGCATGAAAGATTTGCGGCTCTTTGCCGAAACCAGCCAACTAAACTCAATTCATTGGGCCGGCAAAGAGGTGGGTGTAATCACCGCCGGCATCAGCTACACCTACGTAAGGGAAGTTATGCCCCGGGCCTCGGTGCTTAAACTGGGCATTACCAACCCACTGCCGGAAAAGTTAATAGAACAATTTGCCTCCCAGGTAGACAGGGTGGTGGTGGTGGAGGAGTTGGATCCCTTCTTAGAAACACAAATAAAGGCCATGGGCATTGAAGTTTTGGGTAAGGAAATAGTGCCCAAGATTGGCGAGCTAAACCCTGTGATACTGGCAAAAGCCTTTCGGGAAGCAGGTTTGCCGGTGGCCGAGCAATACCAAGAGCCGCCGGTGTCTCCCTTGGACAAGGAGGCTCCGGAAGCCCCGGTGCGCCCGCCGGTGCTGTGTGCCGGCTGCCCACACCGGGCCACCTTCCATGTACTAAGAAAACTTAAACTTACCGTCACCGGTGATATTGGCTGCTATACCCTGGGCTCAGCGCCCCCCTTATCGGCCATGGACACCTGTATCTGCATGGGCGCCAGCATCGGGGTGGCCCACGGCATGGAGCTGGCAAACCCGGACTTAAAGGGTAATACGGTGGCAGTAATAGGAGATTCCACCTTTCTCCACTCCGGTGTCACCGGACTGATGGACATAGTCTACAACAAGGGAAAGAGCACCGTGTTAATACTGGACAACCGCACCACTGCCATGACCGGCCACCAGGACCACCCGGCAACAGGAAAAACCCTAATGGGCCGGCCAACGGTGGAAGTGGACCTGGAGGCCCTGGTAAAATCCTTGGGTATAAAGCGGGTAAAGGTGCTTGACCCCATAAATATTGATCAATTTGAAAAAGCGGTGAAGGAAGAGGTGGCCGCAGCGGAACCGTCGGTTATCATTGCCCGCCACCCCTGTGCCCTGCTCACCAAGGAACCTCGCCGGCCGGTAACGGTAAATGCCGAGGCCTGTATAAAATGTAAATTGTGCCTGAAACTGGGCTGCCCGGCCATTTCCCACCTTGACGGTGTTGCAGTGATAGACGGCATCCAATGCAATGGCTGCGGCCTCTGTGTTCAAGTATGCAAAAAGGGCGCAATTATAAAGGGGGGCCAAAACAATGCTTAA
- the ypeB gene encoding germination protein YpeB, with the protein MKRWLAASLLGVALLAAVGFWGYRQHQVRQDLEVFLTNRYQMSFFDMATHVKNLETALAKSLVAKGTGEDVAIFSEIWLRADSAQSSLTQLPVSTALTERTAKFLSQVGDYSYTVSKEIVDTEELTDHHWNTLNRLYRQATELNKDISEMEEQVVEGRLTLSELQAKTRQGLDDADRGLDGELEKINRNMQTHPTLIYDGPFSDHLEKRKPQGLKGESISAEKAREIALDFIDKENKNYTARVVGKNKGRIESYTVELIPRDNNENLPRYMCDVSQQGGKVIWYLGNKEVENANFSVEQAREKARQFLKSRGKENMVDTFHSKQGNMVTVQFVATEGDVMLYPDQIKCLVSLDDGRVLAYEASQYWMASKDRDLKEAVITQEEAREKVNPHMNVESARLALIPKENYQEVLCWELTGSLNEDTFLVYINAETGKKESVKVVVDTPNGQLTM; encoded by the coding sequence ATGAAAAGATGGCTAGCGGCGTCCTTGTTAGGAGTGGCCTTACTGGCGGCGGTGGGTTTTTGGGGCTATCGCCAGCACCAGGTGCGCCAAGATTTAGAAGTGTTTTTAACCAACAGATATCAAATGTCCTTCTTTGATATGGCTACCCATGTAAAAAACCTAGAGACGGCCCTGGCAAAAAGTTTAGTGGCCAAGGGCACAGGGGAAGATGTGGCGATTTTTTCAGAGATATGGTTAAGGGCTGATTCTGCCCAAAGCAGTTTAACCCAGCTTCCTGTGTCCACCGCCCTAACGGAGCGCACAGCTAAATTTTTATCCCAGGTGGGGGACTATTCTTATACCGTTTCTAAGGAAATAGTTGATACGGAAGAACTTACGGATCACCACTGGAATACACTAAACCGCCTCTATAGGCAGGCCACGGAACTAAACAAAGATATCAGTGAGATGGAAGAACAGGTGGTGGAGGGTCGGTTAACCCTAAGCGAACTGCAGGCCAAGACCCGCCAGGGGCTTGATGATGCCGACCGGGGGCTGGACGGTGAACTTGAAAAAATAAACAGAAACATGCAAACACATCCCACCTTAATATACGACGGACCCTTTTCCGACCACCTGGAAAAAAGGAAACCCCAGGGGCTGAAGGGCGAAAGCATCAGTGCAGAAAAGGCACGGGAAATAGCCCTGGATTTTATTGATAAAGAAAACAAGAACTACACCGCCAGGGTGGTGGGAAAAAACAAGGGCCGCATTGAATCATACACCGTAGAGCTAATCCCCAGGGATAACAATGAAAACCTGCCCCGCTACATGTGTGATGTGAGCCAGCAGGGCGGCAAGGTAATTTGGTACTTAGGCAATAAAGAGGTTGAAAATGCCAACTTTTCGGTGGAGCAGGCCAGGGAAAAGGCCCGGCAGTTTTTAAAGAGCCGGGGTAAAGAAAATATGGTGGACACCTTCCACAGCAAACAGGGCAATATGGTCACCGTTCAGTTTGTGGCCACTGAGGGCGATGTTATGCTTTATCCTGACCAAATTAAATGCCTGGTGTCCTTGGATGACGGCAGGGTGTTGGCATACGAGGCATCCCAATACTGGATGGCCAGTAAAGACCGGGATTTGAAAGAGGCCGTCATAACCCAAGAAGAGGCCCGGGAAAAGGTAAATCCCCATATGAATGTGGAGTCGGCCCGGCTGGCCCTAATCCCCAAGGAAAACTACCAGGAGGTGCTCTGTTGGGAACTGACTGGTTCCCTCAATGAGGATACCTTCTTAGTGTATATCAACGCTGAAACGGGCAAAAAGGAAAGCGTAAAGGTAGTGGTGGATACCCCCAACGGGCAATTAACAATGTAA
- a CDS encoding sodium:solute symporter family transporter yields the protein MIKYLLVFLFVSLLLYSGLVNMRKSHTVSDFFLGGRTVGPWLSAFAFGTTYFSAVIFIGYAGQVGWNFGLSGLWIVLGNSLFGSLLAWWILAKRTRSITTRLNTMTMPQFLSVRYQSPGMKIFAGLVIFIFMVPYSASVYMGLSYLFEQVFGVPYIAAAIFMATLTATYLILGGYRAVALTDFVQGCIMLFGVGLLLWYVLRAPETGGLMPAVQKLADIDPGLTQAVGAPGLLPLASLVILTSLGAWALPQMVQKFYAIKSESAIKPAAVVSTVFALIITFGAYFTGSMTRLFFEELPVDAATGAQTVDLLMPQLMNNILPEFVLAIILILILSASMSTLASLVLVSSSAVALDLLPTVQPRMSEKNKVITLRVLCAVFVGISLVLALARPTIILSLMALSWGTVAGAFLAPFLYGLFWRGTTAAGAWAGALSGLTISLVFSYLYPSAIPTVGSAAMLVPLVVVPVVSMLTKPLPQEHLAHVYGDPGLPSDGVPANRNKEVEAI from the coding sequence ATGATTAAGTACTTATTGGTTTTTTTATTTGTGTCCCTTTTATTGTACAGTGGGCTTGTGAACATGCGCAAATCCCACACTGTAAGCGACTTTTTTCTCGGTGGCCGTACCGTAGGCCCTTGGCTGTCAGCCTTTGCCTTTGGTACCACCTACTTTTCCGCAGTAATATTTATTGGGTATGCCGGTCAAGTAGGGTGGAACTTTGGTTTATCCGGCCTGTGGATTGTATTAGGCAACTCCCTGTTTGGTAGCCTTTTAGCCTGGTGGATACTGGCTAAGAGGACCCGCAGCATCACCACACGGTTAAACACCATGACCATGCCCCAATTTCTTAGTGTCCGGTATCAAAGTCCGGGCATGAAGATATTTGCAGGACTGGTCATTTTTATTTTTATGGTGCCCTATTCGGCATCGGTGTACATGGGTTTATCATACTTGTTTGAACAGGTATTTGGCGTACCTTACATTGCTGCCGCCATATTTATGGCAACACTTACCGCAACCTACCTCATACTTGGCGGCTACCGGGCCGTGGCCCTCACCGACTTTGTACAGGGCTGTATCATGCTCTTTGGGGTGGGCCTGCTCCTGTGGTATGTACTTAGGGCACCGGAGACCGGCGGCTTGATGCCTGCGGTGCAAAAACTAGCGGATATAGACCCGGGCTTAACCCAGGCGGTGGGTGCACCGGGCTTGCTGCCCCTGGCTTCGCTGGTAATACTGACCAGCTTAGGAGCTTGGGCCCTGCCCCAGATGGTGCAAAAATTCTATGCCATTAAAAGTGAAAGTGCAATTAAACCGGCAGCGGTGGTATCCACAGTGTTTGCACTGATAATAACCTTTGGTGCCTACTTTACCGGGTCAATGACCCGCTTGTTCTTTGAGGAGCTCCCGGTGGATGCTGCCACCGGAGCCCAAACGGTAGACCTATTGATGCCCCAACTGATGAACAACATACTGCCGGAATTTGTGTTGGCAATAATTTTAATTTTAATACTATCTGCCTCAATGTCTACGCTGGCTTCGCTGGTGCTGGTATCAAGTTCGGCAGTGGCCTTGGACTTGTTGCCCACTGTGCAGCCCAGAATGTCTGAGAAAAACAAAGTAATAACCCTGAGGGTTCTCTGTGCCGTCTTTGTGGGTATTTCACTGGTGCTGGCCCTGGCCAGACCGACAATAATACTCAGCCTCATGGCCCTGTCCTGGGGAACGGTGGCCGGTGCCTTTTTAGCGCCGTTCCTATACGGTCTGTTTTGGCGCGGTACCACCGCAGCGGGGGCATGGGCCGGAGCACTCAGCGGCTTAACCATATCACTGGTCTTTTCATATCTGTACCCCAGTGCCATACCCACCGTGGGCTCTGCAGCAATGCTGGTTCCGCTGGTGGTGGTGCCGGTTGTCAGTATGCTTACTAAACCGCTGCCGCAGGAGCACCTTGCCCATGTTTACGGGGACCCAGGCCTGCCTTCGGACGGAGTGCCGGCAAATAGAAACAAGGAAGTGGAAGCAATATGA
- a CDS encoding cobyrinate a,c-diamide synthase, whose product MEQVQNTPRLLIAAPQGRSGKTTITVGLIAALTARGIKVQPFKKGPDFIDPSWLTRVAGRRCRNLDSYLMDREAIRGSFVTHTQGADISVIEGAMGLFDGVDLEGSGSAAEIAKAVQAPVILVVNCIRMTRSVAAMVNGYRYFDKDVNVAGVILNNVARSRHENILRASIEKYCDIPVLGIMPKGQQYTIPDRHLGLVPATEDQSLHRAVERVAEAAEQYLDLDRLMEVASQAPPLTGKLTLPPRLKGLKRPAEVTALSGDRPLVGVMMDGAFTFYYPENLEALSGAGAELVAIDAIKDPALPDLDALYIGGGFPEMMAAELEKNASFRADLKNRIESGLPVYAESGGAIYLGRSINWNDKKYSLVGALPFEAELTKKPQGHGYIRLAVEGDTPYFPKGSEVKGHQFHHIKLVNLDQEKISFAYRVTRGRGIVDNKDGLLYKNVLACFNYIHALAVPQWAENFVKLAARYKAQGLNK is encoded by the coding sequence ATGGAACAAGTACAAAACACTCCCAGATTACTGATAGCGGCGCCCCAGGGGCGTTCAGGCAAAACAACCATAACTGTCGGACTAATAGCAGCCCTCACTGCCCGGGGTATAAAGGTGCAACCATTTAAAAAAGGGCCGGATTTTATTGACCCAAGTTGGTTAACCAGGGTAGCCGGCAGAAGATGCCGTAATTTAGACAGCTATCTGATGGATAGGGAGGCCATTAGGGGCTCCTTTGTTACCCACACCCAGGGCGCTGATATCAGCGTTATTGAAGGGGCCATGGGCTTGTTTGACGGGGTGGATCTTGAGGGCAGCGGCAGTGCGGCTGAAATAGCCAAGGCGGTGCAGGCGCCGGTGATACTGGTGGTGAACTGCATCAGGATGACCCGCAGCGTTGCTGCCATGGTAAACGGTTATAGGTACTTTGACAAGGACGTCAATGTGGCCGGCGTGATCTTAAATAATGTGGCGCGCAGCCGTCACGAAAATATCCTGCGAGCCTCCATAGAAAAATATTGTGATATACCGGTGCTGGGCATAATGCCCAAGGGGCAGCAGTACACCATCCCGGATCGGCACCTGGGCTTGGTGCCGGCCACAGAGGACCAGTCCCTTCACCGGGCCGTTGAAAGGGTGGCAGAGGCAGCCGAGCAGTACCTGGATTTAGACAGGCTGATGGAGGTGGCTTCCCAAGCCCCCCCGCTCACCGGCAAATTAACTCTTCCCCCCCGGTTAAAGGGGCTAAAAAGGCCCGCAGAGGTGACTGCCTTATCCGGCGACCGCCCCCTTGTGGGTGTGATGATGGACGGCGCCTTCACCTTTTACTACCCGGAAAACCTTGAGGCATTGAGCGGTGCCGGCGCGGAATTGGTGGCCATAGACGCCATCAAGGACCCCGCGCTGCCTGACCTGGACGCCTTATATATTGGCGGCGGCTTTCCTGAAATGATGGCTGCGGAGCTGGAGAAGAACGCTTCCTTTCGGGCAGACTTAAAAAACCGTATTGAAAGTGGCCTGCCGGTATATGCCGAAAGCGGTGGAGCAATCTACCTTGGCAGATCGATAAACTGGAACGATAAGAAATACTCGCTGGTGGGTGCACTGCCCTTTGAGGCGGAGCTGACCAAAAAGCCCCAGGGCCATGGTTATATAAGGCTGGCGGTGGAAGGGGATACCCCTTACTTCCCCAAAGGCAGTGAAGTAAAGGGACACCAATTTCATCACATCAAACTGGTAAATTTGGATCAAGAAAAAATCTCCTTTGCCTACCGGGTAACCCGGGGACGGGGTATAGTGGACAATAAAGACGGCCTGCTATATAAAAATGTACTGGCCTGCTTTAATTACATACATGCCCTGGCGGTACCCCAGTGGGCTGAAAACTTTGTCAAGTTGGCGGCCCGATATAAGGCACAAGGCCTAAACAAATAA
- a CDS encoding aminotransferase class I/II-fold pyridoxal phosphate-dependent enzyme produces the protein MSQWQKYINPTVRDIPPSGIRRFFNLAAEMEGVISLGVGEPDFVTPWHIREACVYSLEKGYTTYTANQGLPLLREAVAEHLEQNYGVKYHPKDELLVTVGVSEALDLALRAVVVPGDEVLVPDPCYVSYTPCTALAGGVPVPIETRLEEDFQLTAERVEKAITPKTKALLLCYPNNPTGAILSKKNIEEITEVVKHHDLIVISDEIYDQLTYRGKHTCIASLPGMRDRTILLNGFSKAYAMTGWRVGYAAANPVFIEAMNKIHQYTMLCAPITAQMAAVEALKNGREKMQNMVQQYNRRRIMVVNALNEMGLPCFEPGGAFYAFPDIRPTGLTSEEFAEELLMETKVAVVPGNAFGKSGEGFVRCSYATSLEDLTEALKRMSRFVKKRLG, from the coding sequence ATGAGCCAGTGGCAGAAATATATTAACCCCACCGTTAGGGATATACCCCCCTCCGGCATCAGGCGTTTTTTCAATCTGGCAGCGGAGATGGAGGGGGTAATTTCACTGGGGGTGGGTGAACCGGACTTTGTAACCCCCTGGCACATCCGGGAAGCCTGTGTGTACTCCCTGGAAAAGGGTTATACCACCTATACAGCAAACCAAGGGCTGCCCCTGCTGAGGGAGGCAGTGGCAGAGCACCTGGAGCAAAATTACGGGGTAAAATACCACCCCAAGGATGAACTGCTTGTAACGGTGGGGGTGAGCGAGGCCCTGGACCTGGCCCTGCGGGCGGTGGTGGTGCCCGGCGATGAGGTGCTGGTGCCCGACCCCTGCTACGTATCCTATACTCCCTGCACCGCCCTGGCCGGAGGAGTGCCGGTGCCAATTGAAACGCGGTTAGAAGAGGACTTTCAACTGACCGCCGAAAGGGTAGAAAAGGCAATTACCCCTAAAACCAAGGCGCTCCTGTTGTGTTACCCCAATAACCCCACCGGGGCCATCTTGAGCAAAAAGAACATTGAAGAAATAACCGAGGTGGTTAAACACCACGATTTAATAGTGATATCCGATGAAATATATGATCAGCTGACCTACCGGGGCAAACACACCTGCATTGCCTCCCTGCCGGGCATGAGGGATCGCACCATACTGCTAAACGGTTTTTCTAAAGCCTATGCCATGACCGGCTGGCGGGTGGGCTATGCCGCAGCTAACCCGGTATTCATTGAAGCCATGAATAAAATTCACCAGTACACCATGCTCTGTGCCCCCATCACCGCACAAATGGCAGCGGTGGAGGCGCTTAAAAACGGCCGGGAAAAAATGCAAAACATGGTGCAGCAGTACAACCGCCGCCGTATAATGGTGGTCAATGCCTTAAATGAAATGGGCTTACCCTGTTTTGAGCCCGGCGGGGCCTTTTATGCCTTTCCGGACATCCGTCCCACCGGCTTGACATCGGAAGAGTTTGCCGAGGAGCTGCTTATGGAAACCAAGGTTGCAGTGGTGCCCGGCAATGCCTTTGGCAAATCGGGGGAAGGCTTTGTCCGCTGCTCTTACGCCACCTCCTTGGAGGATTTAACAGAGGCGCTCAAGAGAATGTCCCGGTTTGTAAAAAAGAGATTGGGTTAA
- a CDS encoding TusE/DsrC/DsvC family sulfur relay protein, translated as MPFIEVDGQQIEIDEDGFLINTDQWSEAVAHMFAKDEGIDELTEDHWKVINYLRDYFFQFGIAPMIRKLCKETGFSLKQIYQLFPTGPAKGACKLAGLPKPTGCV; from the coding sequence ATGCCGTTTATCGAAGTTGATGGCCAGCAAATCGAGATTGATGAGGATGGTTTCTTAATTAACACCGATCAGTGGAGCGAGGCAGTTGCACACATGTTTGCCAAGGATGAAGGTATTGATGAATTAACCGAAGACCACTGGAAAGTAATCAACTACCTGCGCGACTACTTCTTCCAGTTTGGTATTGCTCCTATGATTCGTAAACTTTGTAAAGAAACCGGCTTCAGCCTCAAGCAGATCTATCAGTTGTTCCCCACCGGCCCAGCCAAGGGTGCATGTAAACTGGCCGGTCTGCCAAAGCCAACCGGTTGTGTGTAA
- a CDS encoding phenylacetate--CoA ligase family protein, translating to MIWDVENETMDRGQLQQLQLARLQQTLKNVYQNVPFYREKFDQLGIKPEDCRTLKDLSRFPFTVKTDLRDNYPFKMFAVPRSKVVRVHASSGTTGKPTVVGYTKKDLDTWADLVARLVTMVGVTEEDVAQVCFGYGLFTGAFGLHYGLERVGAMVVPTSTGNTERQIMLMQDFGTTTVISTPTYAMHMAETARKMGVDPAELPLKVGLFGSEAWTESMRAELERVWNLKATDNYGLSEIIGPGVSGECMYTNGLHVNEDHFLVEIIDPETEEPLDYGQGGELVITSLTKEAFPIIRYRTRDITVLNPEKCECGRTTVRMRKVSGRTDDMLIISGVNVFPSQIESVLLDVDGIAPHYKIIVAKKGYLDTLEVQVEPTEKAFTGQYKDLQLLEETVRNKLSSVLSLSAKVKLVEPGSLERFVGKAKRVVDNR from the coding sequence ATGATTTGGGATGTTGAAAATGAAACCATGGATCGCGGCCAACTGCAGCAACTGCAGTTGGCGCGACTGCAGCAAACACTGAAAAATGTCTACCAAAATGTGCCCTTTTATCGGGAAAAGTTTGACCAACTGGGCATAAAACCCGAAGATTGTCGAACCTTGAAAGATCTGTCCCGTTTTCCCTTTACGGTGAAGACAGATCTTAGGGATAACTATCCCTTTAAAATGTTTGCGGTACCCCGCAGCAAAGTTGTTCGCGTACATGCCTCATCCGGAACCACCGGCAAACCCACCGTGGTTGGCTATACTAAAAAAGACCTTGACACCTGGGCCGACCTGGTGGCCCGTTTGGTGACCATGGTGGGAGTAACCGAAGAGGATGTGGCCCAGGTATGTTTTGGCTACGGTTTATTTACCGGTGCCTTTGGTTTGCACTATGGTTTAGAGCGGGTGGGGGCCATGGTTGTACCCACTTCCACCGGCAATACCGAGCGCCAGATAATGCTGATGCAGGACTTCGGAACCACAACGGTAATAAGCACACCCACCTATGCAATGCACATGGCAGAGACGGCCAGAAAGATGGGCGTAGACCCGGCAGAACTGCCATTAAAGGTGGGTTTATTTGGGTCAGAGGCCTGGACAGAGAGCATGCGGGCCGAGTTAGAAAGGGTTTGGAATCTTAAGGCCACCGATAATTACGGTTTAAGCGAGATCATCGGCCCCGGTGTTTCCGGGGAGTGTATGTATACCAATGGTCTGCACGTCAATGAAGACCATTTCTTGGTTGAGATCATTGACCCTGAAACAGAGGAGCCCCTGGATTACGGCCAAGGGGGAGAACTGGTGATAACCTCCCTTACCAAAGAGGCCTTCCCCATTATTCGCTACCGCACCAGGGATATAACGGTGCTCAACCCAGAAAAATGTGAATGTGGACGCACCACGGTGCGCATGCGCAAGGTGAGCGGCCGCACCGATGACATGCTCATTATTTCCGGGGTAAATGTATTCCCGTCCCAGATTGAAAGCGTACTGCTGGATGTTGACGGCATTGCCCCCCACTATAAAATTATAGTTGCTAAAAAAGGATATTTAGACACCTTGGAAGTGCAGGTGGAGCCCACTGAAAAGGCCTTTACCGGCCAATATAAGGACCTGCAACTTTTGGAAGAAACGGTGAGGAACAAACTGTCCAGCGTCTTATCCCTAAGCGCCAAGGTGAAATTGGTAGAACCCGGTTCCCTGGAAAGATTTGTGGGTAAGGCCAAACGGGTGGTTGACAATAGATAG
- a CDS encoding indolepyruvate oxidoreductase subunit beta — MLKPFDLMMVGVGGQGTILATKVLAKAAHDAGYDIKVSEVKGMAQRGGSVVTMMRLGTQVHSPLIPEGGADILLSFEKLEALRWLSYLKPDGAVIVNNQAINPVPVLLGAATYPQGAVDYIKARVANTSVIDALDLAIQCGNARTANVVLLGVLAKQMPIEKQVWEKALAAVVPPKFLEVNMAAFNAGYRV; from the coding sequence ATGCTTAAACCCTTTGACCTAATGATGGTGGGAGTGGGCGGACAAGGAACCATTTTAGCCACCAAGGTGCTGGCCAAGGCTGCCCACGACGCCGGCTATGATATTAAAGTTTCAGAAGTAAAAGGCATGGCCCAGCGGGGCGGCAGCGTTGTTACCATGATGCGCCTTGGCACCCAGGTACATTCGCCCCTCATTCCCGAGGGCGGTGCCGATATACTGCTGTCCTTTGAAAAATTAGAGGCCCTGCGCTGGCTTTCATACCTAAAGCCCGACGGAGCCGTTATAGTGAATAACCAGGCCATCAACCCCGTGCCGGTACTGCTGGGTGCCGCCACCTATCCCCAAGGGGCGGTGGACTACATTAAGGCAAGGGTGGCCAACACATCGGTGATAGATGCCCTGGACCTGGCCATACAATGCGGCAATGCCAGGACTGCCAACGTGGTGCTGCTGGGCGTGCTGGCCAAGCAGATGCCCATAGAAAAACAGGTATGGGAAAAGGCCCTGGCTGCCGTAGTACCCCCAAAATTCTTAGAAGTAAACATGGCTGCCTTTAATGCCGGCTACCGGGTATAA